One window of Lawsonibacter asaccharolyticus genomic DNA carries:
- a CDS encoding glutamine synthetase: protein MSYTKEDIIRIVKEEDIEFIRMQFVDIFGQLKNVAITASQIEKAVNNQITFDGSSIEGYTRINESDQYLYPDLNSFAIFPWRPAQGKVARLICDVYNPDGTPFVGDPRGVLRRVLQRSRDMGFDAFNIGPELEFFLFETDDQGHATTLTRDEAGYFDLGPLDHGESTRREICLNLEQMGFEIEASHHECAQGQHEIDFKYDEALDCADKIMTFKLAVKSLAQKNGLHATFMPKPLFGLAGSGMHINMSLFRDGKNIFFDEKGEKQLSSLAYSFIAGLLEHVKGFTALTNPLVNSYKRLVPGYEAPCYCAWSASNRSALIRIPAARGQSTRVELRSPDPSCNPYLAVAACLAAGLDGIQRGLTPPPEITGNIYEMDDSTRAASGIQALPSSLEEALREMEADPVIMDVLGGHVASHYIHGKMKEWNEYCIRVSNWELEKYLVTY from the coding sequence ATGAGCTATACTAAGGAAGACATTATCCGCATCGTGAAGGAGGAGGACATCGAATTCATTCGGATGCAGTTTGTGGACATCTTCGGACAGCTGAAGAATGTGGCCATCACCGCCTCCCAAATTGAAAAGGCGGTGAACAACCAGATCACCTTTGACGGCTCCTCCATCGAGGGCTACACCCGCATCAATGAGTCCGATCAGTACCTCTACCCCGATCTGAACAGCTTTGCCATCTTCCCCTGGCGGCCCGCCCAGGGCAAGGTGGCCCGGCTGATCTGCGACGTGTATAACCCTGACGGAACCCCCTTTGTGGGCGACCCCCGCGGGGTGCTCCGCCGGGTGCTCCAGCGCAGCCGGGACATGGGCTTTGATGCCTTCAACATCGGGCCGGAGCTGGAGTTCTTCCTCTTTGAGACTGACGACCAGGGCCACGCCACCACCCTCACCCGGGACGAGGCGGGCTACTTCGACCTGGGCCCCCTGGACCACGGTGAGAGCACCCGCCGGGAGATCTGCCTGAATCTGGAACAGATGGGCTTTGAGATCGAGGCCAGCCACCATGAGTGCGCCCAGGGCCAGCATGAGATCGACTTCAAGTACGATGAAGCCCTGGACTGTGCGGACAAGATCATGACCTTCAAGCTGGCGGTGAAGAGCCTTGCCCAAAAGAACGGACTCCACGCCACCTTCATGCCCAAGCCTCTGTTCGGGCTGGCAGGCTCCGGCATGCACATCAACATGTCCCTGTTCCGGGACGGAAAAAATATCTTTTTTGACGAGAAGGGGGAAAAACAGCTCTCCTCCCTGGCCTATTCCTTTATTGCCGGCCTTTTGGAGCATGTGAAGGGCTTCACCGCCCTCACCAACCCCCTGGTCAACTCTTACAAGCGGCTGGTCCCCGGCTACGAGGCTCCCTGCTACTGCGCCTGGTCCGCCTCCAACCGCTCCGCCCTCATCCGCATCCCCGCCGCCCGGGGCCAGTCCACCCGGGTGGAGCTGCGCAGCCCTGACCCCTCCTGCAACCCCTATCTGGCGGTGGCCGCCTGCCTGGCCGCCGGCCTGGACGGCATCCAGCGGGGCCTCACCCCTCCCCCTGAGATCACCGGCAACATCTATGAGATGGACGACAGCACCCGGGCCGCCAGCGGCATCCAGGCCCTGCCCTCCTCCCTGGAGGAGGCCCTGCGGGAGATGGAGGCCGACCCCGTCATCATGGACGTGCTGGGCGGCCATGTGGCCTCTCACTACATCCACGGCAAGATGAAGGAGTGGAACGAGTACTGCATCCGGGTGTCCAACTGGGAACTGGAGAAGTATCTGGTCACCTACTGA